A genomic region of Micromonospora sp. NBC_01796 contains the following coding sequences:
- a CDS encoding GTPase-associated protein 1-related protein, with the protein MTEPAGPPGFDTLIYTDCRAGQGLRGAVGLQFQSRSPGADETAMSVVQRNLLYEPPARWMRERRPVSEYPPSFAHTWDGHLATASGIYLGKEVNGSREGNQLTHSVVTRDPASYGPIRPAQLFGAPFWTTEPAPTTASPPVPSGWEPGPFGIEDAQKFVLDQPDGRQTLLALVSALEEVGQPQARRVLFIADAPAGVLHWIAAATLLLPQDRALAVGFKVFTTNPAYASQHVVAVHPEWDTTKAAVENDLGYAVFDLVRGAHSEVEATAYAKVWVPLFCTEDPYDIVDAIEIAAASGLDRHAPVLGLAATLRRPPTPADATILVNWLRDSDPNLLAGWRGIVVDLLAESVDELSQPVLLAFDEVARSGQVPEDRVAPVRLALITAEIQRAYRDAEVANLNLPPLPGGTWQREHQAAAERAVTEALRTAPPAAFDAVLRVAYRFKLAVRIADIRGEAGRFVASWARNRNPYDPTRWPCGEELDAMLVDELCDRILQDPSRAHLIGDGWWRQRWRHSLDGDTPLAREVISAAVLHLDSGDRLDLVERVLDAVPHADDPRALTGSLTRMLWARHSPTHAELRILVKVVPRDTELDPEIFQSLCDELLAQELDLQAVELGHSLHKRGVLRSRNSAVLKLLMADFQLYDVLDEIGRLRINDKTRPLVARFVRIPAPIVRLRAEAVITYLLQADAPELVLDVLVERPELIARYVKALCAEAARSGHPEQIRTIFFLACQDDIPDPPRSDCEAALRRWVGRASSKQLKQVTRMVDELGPKLAEVWVRVVERWHRGIAGRIIRRGR; encoded by the coding sequence ATGACCGAGCCGGCCGGACCACCCGGCTTCGACACGCTCATCTACACCGACTGCCGGGCAGGACAGGGGCTGCGGGGCGCGGTCGGCCTCCAGTTCCAGTCCCGCTCACCCGGCGCCGACGAGACGGCGATGTCGGTGGTGCAGCGCAACCTGTTGTACGAGCCGCCGGCGAGGTGGATGCGGGAACGCCGCCCGGTGTCGGAGTACCCGCCCTCCTTCGCGCACACCTGGGACGGGCACTTGGCCACCGCCTCCGGGATCTATCTCGGCAAGGAGGTCAACGGCAGCCGGGAGGGCAACCAGCTCACCCACAGCGTCGTCACCCGGGACCCGGCCTCGTACGGTCCGATCCGCCCGGCCCAGTTGTTCGGCGCGCCGTTCTGGACCACCGAGCCGGCGCCCACCACCGCCAGCCCGCCGGTCCCATCCGGCTGGGAGCCCGGACCGTTCGGCATCGAGGACGCGCAGAAGTTCGTCCTCGACCAGCCCGACGGGCGGCAGACCCTGCTCGCCCTGGTCTCCGCACTGGAGGAGGTCGGGCAACCACAGGCCCGCCGGGTGTTGTTCATCGCCGACGCGCCTGCCGGGGTACTGCACTGGATCGCCGCGGCAACCCTGCTGTTGCCGCAGGACCGCGCGCTCGCAGTCGGGTTCAAGGTGTTCACCACCAATCCCGCGTACGCCAGCCAGCACGTGGTCGCGGTGCACCCGGAGTGGGACACCACCAAGGCGGCGGTGGAGAACGACCTCGGCTATGCGGTGTTCGACCTGGTCAGGGGCGCCCACAGCGAGGTGGAGGCGACTGCGTACGCCAAGGTGTGGGTACCACTGTTCTGCACCGAGGATCCGTACGACATCGTCGACGCGATCGAGATCGCGGCCGCCTCCGGCCTGGACCGGCACGCGCCGGTGCTCGGGCTGGCCGCGACGCTGCGTCGTCCGCCAACACCGGCGGACGCGACGATCCTGGTGAACTGGCTGCGCGACAGCGACCCGAACCTGCTGGCCGGCTGGCGGGGCATCGTGGTGGACCTGCTGGCCGAGTCCGTGGACGAACTGTCCCAACCGGTGCTGCTGGCCTTCGACGAGGTGGCCCGCTCCGGGCAGGTGCCCGAGGACCGCGTGGCCCCGGTGCGGCTGGCACTGATCACCGCCGAGATCCAACGGGCGTACCGGGACGCCGAGGTCGCCAACCTGAACCTGCCCCCGCTACCCGGGGGCACCTGGCAGCGTGAACACCAGGCAGCCGCCGAGCGGGCGGTGACCGAGGCGCTGCGTACCGCCCCACCGGCCGCGTTCGACGCGGTGCTGCGGGTCGCATACCGCTTCAAGCTGGCGGTCCGTATCGCCGACATCCGGGGGGAAGCCGGACGGTTCGTCGCGTCCTGGGCGCGGAACCGGAACCCCTACGACCCGACCCGTTGGCCCTGCGGCGAGGAACTCGACGCGATGCTGGTCGATGAACTGTGCGACCGGATCCTGCAGGATCCGTCCCGGGCGCATCTGATCGGCGACGGGTGGTGGCGGCAGCGCTGGCGGCACAGTCTCGACGGCGACACACCATTGGCCCGGGAGGTGATCAGCGCCGCGGTCCTGCACCTCGACAGCGGCGATCGGCTCGATCTGGTGGAACGTGTGCTGGACGCCGTACCGCACGCCGACGACCCACGAGCGCTGACCGGTTCGCTGACGAGGATGTTGTGGGCCCGGCACTCGCCGACACACGCGGAACTGCGCATCCTGGTAAAGGTCGTCCCCCGCGACACCGAACTCGACCCGGAGATCTTCCAGTCGCTCTGCGACGAGCTACTCGCCCAGGAGCTGGACCTGCAGGCGGTGGAACTCGGCCACAGCCTGCACAAGCGGGGCGTGTTACGGAGCCGGAACAGCGCCGTGCTCAAACTGCTGATGGCGGACTTCCAGCTGTATGACGTCCTGGACGAGATCGGTCGTTTGAGGATCAACGACAAGACACGACCGCTGGTGGCCCGGTTCGTCAGAATTCCCGCCCCGATCGTACGACTCAGGGCCGAGGCGGTGATCACGTACCTGCTGCAGGCGGACGCGCCGGAGCTCGTGCTGGACGTGCTGGTCGAAAGACCAGAGCTGATCGCACGGTACGTCAAGGCGCTCTGCGCCGAGGCAGCGCGCAGCGGGCACCCGGAACAGATTCGGACGATCTTCTTCCTCGCCTGTCAGGACGACATACCGGACCCGCCCCGGTCGGACTGCGAGGCGGCACTCCGGCGCTGGGTCGGACGCGCGAGCAGCAAGCAGCTCAAGCAGGTCACCCGGATGGTCGACGAACTCGGCCCGAAACTGGCCGAGGTATGGGTCCGGGTCGTGGAGCGATGGCATCGGGGCATCGCCGGCCGAATCATCCGGCGCGGGAGGTAG
- a CDS encoding TRAFAC clade GTPase domain-containing protein — protein sequence MAYVFMAMAVAIGVGIYISVCIAALIYVTTPLALVALGAGALTGVGLSLYGAIQVFAGLSMRAPILTPAGVASGQLAGKVRQAQVRRDRAWPQYYAQQARLDLTAILCSLYRIVARVCARTVKPFLRPGRRKLLLGWPLLLVGVAGLVGFVGGAALGAALVTIAAGSLAAVAWLIGLALVAVLRATDRMWQKVFRASGSCPRCYHLTTLPAYRCPGTHSTQERREGDDLHRDIRPGRLGVLWRRCSCGQRLPTTVLRAARVLQACCPHCSEPLHQGAAVSTDIRIPVFGASSAGKTQLIMAALVSMLGPGPGQHGGSGTDSDRVTLADEHSQRRYNEYLRLVQEDRAAPKTDAAQQPIAVTLDIRDGRRSALVHLFDAAGEALVDPRVSATYAYLDYARTLLFVLDPFSIPAVRDLSSDAFTDLFLEANPAQHDPEDSYQSTVMRLRGYGVHTARQRLAFAVTKRDLLEQLPVGVDLGTDSDAVRDWLVARELDNLVSAANRDFAEVRFFLVSSKDLSGAGAVAPVNWLLSMYGVGVDPSTTGIAGEAPQRRNGSADPAADPQPEPSRGAP from the coding sequence ATGGCCTACGTGTTCATGGCCATGGCCGTCGCCATCGGCGTCGGGATCTACATCTCAGTGTGCATAGCCGCGCTGATCTACGTCACCACCCCACTGGCGCTCGTCGCGCTCGGGGCTGGTGCGCTCACCGGCGTCGGTCTGTCGCTTTACGGCGCGATACAGGTGTTCGCCGGTCTGAGCATGCGCGCACCGATCCTCACCCCAGCGGGGGTGGCATCCGGCCAGCTCGCCGGCAAGGTCAGGCAGGCACAGGTACGCCGTGACCGGGCCTGGCCGCAGTACTACGCCCAGCAGGCACGACTGGACCTGACAGCGATCCTCTGCTCGCTCTACCGCATCGTCGCACGGGTCTGCGCCCGTACGGTCAAGCCCTTCCTACGGCCCGGCCGGCGCAAGCTCCTGCTCGGCTGGCCGTTGCTGCTGGTCGGCGTCGCAGGACTGGTCGGGTTCGTCGGTGGCGCCGCGCTGGGCGCCGCGCTCGTCACCATCGCCGCCGGCTCCCTGGCCGCAGTCGCCTGGCTGATCGGCCTCGCGCTGGTCGCCGTGCTCCGGGCGACCGACCGGATGTGGCAGAAGGTCTTCCGCGCCAGCGGTAGCTGTCCCCGCTGCTACCACCTCACCACGCTGCCCGCGTACCGGTGCCCGGGAACGCACTCGACGCAGGAGCGGCGGGAAGGCGACGACCTGCACCGCGACATCCGGCCCGGCCGGTTGGGGGTGCTGTGGCGGCGGTGTTCGTGCGGCCAGCGGCTGCCGACAACGGTGCTCCGGGCCGCGCGGGTGCTGCAAGCATGCTGCCCGCACTGCTCCGAGCCGCTGCATCAGGGAGCCGCCGTCTCCACCGACATCCGTATCCCCGTCTTCGGCGCCTCCTCCGCCGGCAAGACGCAGCTCATCATGGCGGCGCTGGTATCCATGCTCGGTCCCGGACCGGGTCAGCACGGCGGTTCCGGCACCGACAGCGACCGGGTCACGCTGGCCGACGAGCACAGTCAACGCCGCTACAACGAGTACCTACGACTGGTGCAGGAGGATCGTGCGGCACCCAAGACCGACGCGGCGCAGCAGCCGATCGCGGTCACCCTTGACATCCGCGACGGCCGCCGCTCGGCCCTGGTCCATCTCTTCGACGCCGCTGGCGAGGCCCTCGTCGACCCGCGTGTCAGTGCGACGTACGCGTACCTCGACTACGCCCGGACGCTGCTTTTCGTGCTGGATCCGTTCTCCATACCCGCCGTCCGCGACCTGTCCTCGGATGCCTTCACCGACCTCTTCCTGGAGGCGAACCCGGCGCAGCACGACCCGGAGGACTCCTACCAGTCGACCGTCATGCGGTTGCGTGGCTACGGCGTGCACACCGCCCGGCAGCGGTTGGCCTTCGCGGTGACCAAACGCGACCTGTTGGAGCAGTTACCGGTCGGCGTGGACCTCGGGACCGACTCGGACGCGGTCAGGGACTGGCTTGTCGCGCGTGAGCTGGACAATCTCGTGTCCGCCGCAAACCGCGACTTCGCGGAGGTGCGGTTCTTCCTGGTCTCGTCCAAGGACCTGTCCGGGGCCGGCGCGGTCGCACCGGTGAACTGGCTGCTTTCCATGTACGGAGTGGGGGTCGATCCGTCAACGACGGGCATCGCCGGGGAGGCTCCGCAGCGTCGGAACGGGTCGGCCGACCCGGCCGCCGACCCGCAACCCGAGCCTTCGAGAGGAGCACCATGA
- a CDS encoding Hsp70 family protein — translation MTLGIDLGTTYSVVATLDSGGRPMILPNPLGEETTPSVVCFESPGSVLVGSAARNAGPAFPDRTVSLIKRQMGTDRLLCFDDVEYTPEAVSALILRALVSGVLPGHRSDRTVPAVVTVPAYFGIREREATQQACLLAGVDPLELVSEPVAAAVHYGFSETAGIGTAVVYDLGGGTFDGTVLTLGNEIQVAATDGDTELGGADWDGRLVSYLLDQFLAKATPDTDPADDEVFMAELLLTAERVKRALSNTSVYRLPLRYGGYSATVTVSRNDFEAASRDLVDRSLTVMRRLLDSAGRAGAPDIDHCLLVGGSSKMPMIATALAAEFGWRPRLFDPDLAVAKGAALRAHQLLPRGVDERPPGPGQDRGDGDGRGPVRVDWRHPGGGVPVGGSEPDGSRQPAISDAGSRGPVTAPVASVAARSLGPLVHDSHDKTGRHRFINHVIHQNDQLPVVDRELTLATILDDQRSVRIEVYEQAGAVESAEVVHNRPVLDGELSGLPARLPAGSPIRLRLSLGLDGRLSLTAVEPKSGTALTLEACIDGVLDRTGREQIARGLLALTVRH, via the coding sequence ATGACGCTCGGCATTGACCTGGGCACGACCTATTCCGTGGTTGCCACGCTGGACAGCGGCGGACGGCCGATGATCCTGCCGAACCCGTTGGGCGAGGAAACCACCCCATCTGTGGTGTGTTTCGAGTCGCCCGGCTCGGTGCTCGTCGGATCCGCCGCACGCAACGCCGGACCGGCCTTCCCGGACCGTACGGTCTCGCTGATCAAGCGACAGATGGGCACCGACCGGCTGCTCTGCTTCGACGACGTGGAGTACACCCCGGAGGCGGTGTCGGCGTTGATCCTGCGTGCGTTGGTGAGCGGCGTGCTGCCCGGTCACCGGTCGGACCGCACCGTACCAGCGGTGGTGACGGTGCCGGCCTACTTCGGAATCCGGGAACGCGAGGCGACGCAGCAGGCCTGCCTGCTGGCGGGCGTGGACCCGCTGGAACTGGTCAGCGAGCCGGTCGCCGCCGCGGTGCACTACGGCTTTTCCGAAACCGCCGGCATCGGCACCGCGGTCGTGTACGACCTGGGCGGCGGAACGTTCGACGGCACGGTGCTGACCCTGGGCAACGAGATCCAGGTGGCCGCGACCGACGGCGACACCGAACTCGGCGGCGCGGACTGGGACGGCCGTCTGGTGTCGTACCTGTTGGACCAGTTTCTCGCCAAGGCAACGCCGGACACCGACCCGGCCGACGACGAGGTCTTCATGGCCGAACTGCTGCTGACCGCGGAGCGGGTGAAACGAGCACTGTCCAACACATCGGTGTACCGGCTACCGCTGCGGTACGGCGGCTACAGCGCCACTGTCACCGTGAGTCGCAACGATTTCGAAGCCGCCAGCCGCGATCTGGTGGACCGCTCGCTGACCGTGATGCGCCGGCTTCTCGACTCGGCAGGTCGGGCTGGTGCCCCGGACATCGACCACTGTCTGCTGGTCGGCGGGTCGAGCAAGATGCCGATGATCGCCACTGCGCTGGCCGCCGAATTCGGCTGGCGGCCCCGGCTTTTCGACCCCGACCTTGCGGTGGCCAAGGGCGCGGCGTTGCGCGCACACCAGCTACTTCCGCGCGGCGTCGACGAGCGGCCACCGGGCCCGGGGCAGGATCGGGGCGACGGCGATGGTCGGGGCCCGGTCCGGGTCGATTGGCGGCACCCCGGCGGTGGCGTACCGGTGGGCGGTTCAGAGCCGGACGGCTCCCGGCAGCCGGCAATTTCCGATGCCGGTAGCCGGGGTCCGGTCACCGCGCCGGTCGCCTCGGTGGCGGCCCGCAGCCTCGGGCCGCTGGTGCACGACAGCCACGACAAGACCGGTCGGCACCGGTTCATCAACCACGTCATCCATCAGAACGACCAGCTACCAGTGGTGGACCGGGAACTCACCCTCGCCACCATCCTGGACGACCAGCGCAGCGTCCGGATCGAGGTGTACGAGCAGGCGGGCGCGGTGGAGTCCGCGGAGGTGGTGCACAACCGGCCGGTACTAGACGGCGAGTTGTCCGGGCTGCCGGCCCGGCTGCCGGCCGGCTCACCCATCCGGCTGCGCCTCTCCCTGGGCCTGGACGGACGCCTGAGCCTGACCGCCGTAGAGCCGAAAAGCGGCACGGCGCTGACCCTGGAGGCGTGCATCGACGGCGTACTGGATCGGACGGGCCGTGAACAGATAGCCCGCGGTCTCCTGGCGCTGACCGTGCGGCACTGA
- a CDS encoding vWA domain-containing protein produces MPDWIRRSYTGVGLTQYRPGRHLKALQEPHLGTVILCIDVSGSMGMIDGGRTRLAHAVAGAERFIADAVAHHYRVGLVLWNHEVHQFVPVAQGESAVRSALQSAPISGGNNIEPTLSLGIRELGPLRGDRVLAIFGDGDIGPSEPAVARSREAAALGIRIIVRGLGEHSAAQLNLIATEGTDEGGTAAVVRDAADLERGIASMALSLAHRGLAPGNGGGS; encoded by the coding sequence ATGCCCGACTGGATCAGGCGCAGCTACACCGGTGTCGGATTGACCCAGTACCGCCCTGGACGGCACCTCAAGGCACTCCAGGAACCACACCTCGGCACGGTAATCCTCTGCATCGACGTGAGCGGGTCGATGGGGATGATCGACGGAGGGCGTACCCGACTCGCGCACGCGGTTGCGGGCGCCGAGCGGTTCATCGCCGACGCCGTCGCGCACCACTACCGGGTCGGCCTGGTGCTGTGGAACCACGAGGTGCATCAGTTCGTCCCCGTCGCGCAGGGGGAGAGCGCGGTGCGCAGCGCCCTGCAGAGCGCACCGATCAGCGGCGGCAACAACATCGAGCCCACGCTGAGCCTCGGCATCAGGGAGCTCGGGCCGCTGCGCGGTGACCGGGTGCTGGCCATCTTCGGCGACGGCGACATCGGCCCGTCGGAACCGGCGGTGGCGAGGTCCCGGGAGGCCGCCGCCCTCGGTATCCGGATCATCGTGCGTGGCCTCGGCGAGCATTCCGCCGCCCAGCTCAACCTGATCGCGACCGAGGGAACGGACGAGGGTGGTACGGCCGCGGTGGTACGCGATGCGGCCGACCTGGAGCGGGGCATCGCCTCGATGGCGCTGAGCCTGGCTCACCGGGGCCTGGCCCCCGGAAATGGCGGGGGGTCGTGA
- a CDS encoding CHAT domain-containing tetratricopeptide repeat protein, with the protein MTDAAYLRPIPVDAPAPQPEPDLAELTAEIDETRGELATFDSDPQYRECLLAGYRAERLYELGRLLWRRYLVVVEPPDADPDACAEALRVAMEALEEARDALPIGTGLGVDIAWWLGGGWADRYLTDADPDALDQVIGLSIEVAEAGGLTSQDEAQARYRLAESLLERHGLRLEPADLDRAVVEAELAAGLDAPSIAGEISQLWPAAVLASGLARCRRWHQSRDRDDLDAAIGHLARLAQLGDPAGTGYGSGGELTAAALGDLAQLHHDRAALLLADDTDRTAAGEELSAGRHWVRIALDRCTHDDPIRPRILAARAFLGWAHYQYGREVSELDTVARELIEVIEVTEDDGEREALTTMQGMVTAERAACGLPVSEDDQAVLRQAFSELNQSLVDQVKLGNAYRDPRADPSISPRVAGLFPAQRGVEHLDRAIAEWSALPVGSPKRAELAGTLASAAVLAQQYGYRDLDHDLTIEMIILARTERPDDPQWQMNMLVLRGTVGTLAADRGRADQIGPALEALTEARRLATENGRESAEIDLLIATAKRVQANLNDDLSATADLIRDHESLAGRADLNEQQRLLLRLQDASTRAQRAFQRRDRTTLDAAVAELRAGLALLPVGDVRRGLAAANLTTAELWRSQLGDDDSDTFTIMRRAADQFAAAAAEPGVGGGNRSDMVTQSILLRAGAAVADRDAVTLAQQITLLQERLDAMPTGDPGALRLRVQLGSLYLVRLEGWRDFADADRAVAQLEPARPYVDPTHPLWSATMSWLSRAYRARDDRTRDDRGHSRDTGLQALRGYVWRTLVQSGTEEAALAGRSVIEDAAEVANWCVLDNEPSQAVRALDACRGLVLQAASRGRDVPALLTAAQQPDLAAQWRAGGSNGGPVPAGTRQRVMRVLLDHERSLQTGARIELLDPPDLAEITASLRSSGTDALVYLVPASDGQRPVAVVVPAAGDPEILALPTLAARFTALDGYLATRLGGRRVASGTRDAGPVDPTEPTTSDPESGQTLQKLSDWAWYAAMEQILQYCAGHGFSRPYRLVLVPMDAFGLVPWHAARAPGGRYVIEDATLSYAVSARMFCATTARDPIPSSADSLIVGNPTGDLRHAGLEAVAIRDTIYRSSPYLGRRDDNGATGRGSPGEVLEWLRTSLGADRGVLHLACHGVIVPSRPESSYLVLNARSGPAPLTAERLADEAHRSEGGFRLSAVVLAACSSGVPGRTYDEAFSLATVFLMAGARSVIGSLWPVPDEATSLLMYMLHHYLIVDRMGSAQALRMAQLWMLDPERRTPPEMPLELRDQVGLIREGDLEGWAGFSHLGQW; encoded by the coding sequence GTGACCGACGCCGCGTATCTCCGCCCGATCCCGGTCGACGCGCCGGCCCCGCAACCCGAGCCGGACCTCGCCGAACTGACCGCCGAGATCGACGAAACACGGGGCGAGCTGGCGACGTTCGACTCGGACCCGCAGTACCGGGAATGCCTGCTGGCCGGATACCGGGCCGAGCGGCTGTACGAGTTGGGTCGGTTGCTCTGGCGACGGTACCTGGTTGTCGTCGAGCCGCCGGACGCCGACCCGGACGCCTGCGCGGAGGCACTGCGGGTGGCGATGGAGGCGCTCGAAGAGGCACGGGACGCGTTGCCCATCGGCACCGGACTCGGCGTTGACATCGCCTGGTGGCTCGGGGGTGGGTGGGCGGACCGGTACCTCACCGACGCCGATCCGGATGCGCTGGACCAGGTCATCGGCCTGAGCATCGAGGTCGCCGAGGCGGGCGGCCTGACATCGCAGGACGAGGCCCAAGCCCGCTACCGGCTGGCCGAGTCGTTGCTGGAGCGGCACGGGTTGCGCCTCGAACCAGCCGACCTGGACCGGGCGGTCGTCGAGGCGGAGTTGGCCGCGGGCCTCGACGCGCCGTCCATCGCCGGGGAGATTTCGCAGTTGTGGCCGGCAGCGGTGCTGGCATCCGGGCTGGCCCGGTGCCGACGCTGGCACCAGAGCCGGGACCGGGACGATCTGGACGCTGCGATCGGGCACCTCGCCCGGCTGGCCCAGTTGGGCGACCCGGCCGGCACCGGGTACGGCTCCGGCGGCGAGTTGACCGCCGCGGCCCTCGGCGACCTGGCCCAGTTGCACCACGACCGGGCGGCGCTGCTGCTGGCGGACGACACCGACCGTACGGCCGCTGGTGAGGAGCTGTCCGCTGGTCGGCACTGGGTGCGGATCGCGCTCGACAGGTGCACGCACGACGACCCGATCCGCCCCCGGATCCTGGCCGCCCGCGCGTTCCTCGGCTGGGCGCACTACCAGTACGGCAGAGAAGTCTCCGAGTTGGACACGGTGGCGCGTGAGCTTATCGAGGTGATCGAGGTGACCGAGGACGACGGGGAGCGCGAAGCGCTAACCACGATGCAGGGCATGGTGACGGCCGAGCGGGCCGCGTGCGGGCTGCCGGTCAGCGAGGACGACCAGGCGGTGCTGCGCCAGGCGTTTTCCGAGCTGAACCAGAGCCTCGTGGACCAGGTGAAATTGGGCAACGCGTACCGCGACCCACGCGCCGATCCCTCGATCTCCCCCAGGGTCGCCGGATTGTTCCCCGCGCAGCGGGGAGTGGAACACCTGGACCGGGCGATCGCCGAATGGAGCGCACTGCCGGTCGGCAGCCCGAAGCGGGCCGAGTTGGCCGGCACGCTCGCCAGTGCGGCGGTACTGGCCCAGCAGTACGGCTACCGGGATCTGGACCACGACCTGACCATCGAAATGATCATCCTGGCACGCACCGAACGCCCTGACGATCCCCAGTGGCAGATGAACATGCTCGTCCTCCGGGGCACGGTCGGCACACTCGCCGCGGACCGGGGCCGGGCCGACCAGATCGGCCCGGCGCTCGAGGCCTTGACCGAAGCCCGACGGCTGGCCACCGAGAATGGTCGGGAGAGCGCCGAGATCGACCTGCTCATCGCGACCGCGAAGCGGGTCCAGGCGAACCTGAACGACGACCTGAGCGCAACGGCCGACCTGATCAGGGACCATGAGAGTCTCGCCGGCCGCGCCGACCTCAACGAGCAGCAGCGGCTGCTGCTGCGCCTGCAGGACGCCAGCACCCGGGCGCAGCGCGCCTTCCAGCGTCGCGACCGGACGACGCTGGACGCCGCGGTGGCCGAGCTGCGCGCGGGACTCGCGCTGCTGCCCGTAGGGGACGTCCGGCGTGGCCTGGCCGCCGCGAACCTGACAACCGCGGAGTTGTGGCGCAGCCAGCTCGGTGACGATGACTCCGACACGTTCACCATCATGCGCCGAGCCGCCGACCAGTTCGCGGCGGCGGCGGCCGAGCCGGGCGTCGGCGGCGGCAACCGCTCCGACATGGTCACCCAATCCATACTGCTCCGAGCCGGTGCCGCGGTTGCCGACCGCGACGCGGTCACGCTCGCACAGCAGATCACCCTGCTGCAGGAGCGGCTCGACGCGATGCCGACCGGCGATCCGGGTGCGCTCAGGCTGCGGGTCCAGTTGGGCAGCCTGTATCTCGTCCGGTTGGAGGGGTGGCGCGACTTCGCCGACGCCGACCGGGCGGTCGCGCAACTCGAACCGGCGCGACCGTACGTCGACCCGACCCATCCCCTGTGGTCGGCCACCATGTCCTGGCTCAGTCGCGCGTACCGGGCCAGGGACGACCGAACCCGGGACGACCGAGGACACAGCCGTGACACCGGCCTGCAGGCATTGCGCGGCTACGTGTGGCGGACCCTGGTGCAGTCCGGCACCGAGGAGGCGGCCCTGGCCGGGCGTTCGGTGATCGAGGATGCCGCCGAGGTAGCGAACTGGTGTGTACTGGACAACGAGCCGAGCCAGGCCGTCCGGGCCCTGGACGCCTGCCGCGGGTTGGTGCTCCAGGCCGCGTCACGCGGCCGGGACGTACCGGCCCTGCTGACCGCCGCGCAGCAGCCGGACCTGGCCGCGCAGTGGCGGGCCGGCGGCAGCAACGGTGGGCCGGTCCCGGCCGGGACGCGCCAGCGGGTGATGCGTGTGCTGCTCGACCACGAGCGGTCTCTCCAGACCGGGGCGCGGATCGAGCTGCTCGACCCACCCGACCTAGCGGAGATCACCGCCTCGCTCCGGTCCAGCGGTACCGACGCGCTCGTCTACCTGGTGCCGGCCTCGGACGGTCAGCGCCCGGTTGCCGTGGTGGTGCCGGCCGCCGGAGACCCGGAGATCCTGGCCCTGCCGACGCTCGCGGCCCGGTTCACCGCACTGGACGGCTACCTTGCCACCCGCCTCGGCGGCCGGCGGGTGGCGTCCGGTACGCGGGACGCGGGACCGGTCGACCCGACGGAGCCGACGACGTCGGACCCCGAGTCGGGGCAGACCCTACAGAAGCTGTCCGACTGGGCGTGGTACGCCGCGATGGAACAGATCCTCCAGTACTGCGCGGGTCACGGGTTCTCCCGACCGTACCGGCTGGTGCTGGTGCCGATGGACGCGTTCGGGCTGGTGCCGTGGCATGCGGCCCGAGCACCCGGTGGCCGGTACGTCATCGAGGACGCGACCCTCTCGTACGCGGTCTCGGCCCGGATGTTCTGCGCGACCACGGCACGCGACCCGATACCGTCCAGCGCGGACAGCCTGATCGTCGGCAATCCCACCGGGGATCTCAGGCACGCCGGTCTGGAGGCCGTCGCCATCCGCGACACCATCTACCGCTCCAGCCCGTACCTGGGTAGACGCGACGACAACGGTGCCACCGGTCGCGGCAGCCCAGGTGAGGTGCTGGAGTGGTTGCGGACCTCGTTGGGCGCGGACCGTGGGGTGTTGCATCTGGCCTGTCACGGTGTGATCGTGCCGAGCCGCCCGGAGAGTTCATATCTGGTGCTCAACGCGCGGAGCGGACCCGCACCGCTGACCGCGGAGCGGCTCGCCGACGAGGCGCATCGGTCGGAGGGCGGCTTCCGGCTCTCCGCGGTGGTGCTGGCCGCGTGCTCCAGCGGCGTGCCCGGACGTACCTACGACGAGGCGTTCTCATTGGCCACGGTGTTCCTGATGGCCGGCGCGCGGTCGGTGATCGGATCGCTGTGGCCGGTGCCCGACGAGGCAACCTCGCTGCTTATGTACATGCTGCACCATTACCTCATCGTGGACCGCATGGGCTCGGCGCAGGCACTGCGGATGGCGCAGTTGTGGATGCTGGACCCCGAACGTCGCACCCCGCCCGAGATGCCGCTTGAATTGCGGGACCAGGTGGGTCTGATCAGGGAGGGCGACCTGGAAGGCTGGGCCGGCTTCAGCCACCTGGGTCAATGGTGA